A stretch of the Aegilops tauschii subsp. strangulata cultivar AL8/78 chromosome 4, Aet v6.0, whole genome shotgun sequence genome encodes the following:
- the LOC109734551 gene encoding uncharacterized protein — protein sequence MDEAIPPPPANSSGDPAAAGQLVFVKQVRDGNRTNTHLASNAYDEVGREFKLITGLEYINDQLKNKWDKLRGQYNIFKKLKLKETGAGWDIKWNTVKQDAEWWKKAKIDIQAITCGAIESSDEHFIAYELFIKREQREMFLSMSAETRLGWLKRKFSVKYGN from the exons ATGGACGAGGCCATCCCGCCACCGCCGGCCAACTCATCCGGCGACCCGGCCGCCGCCGGCCAACTC GTGTTTGTCAAGCAAGTGAGAGATGGAAATAGGACAAATACTCACTTGGCCTCCAATGCATATGATGAGGTGGGGAGGGAATTCAAACTAATAACAGGGCTGGAGTACATCAATGACCAATTGAAGAACAAATGGGACAAACTGAGAGGTCAATACAACATATTCAAGAAACTTAAGTTGAAGGAGACAGGAGCGGGATGGGACATAAAGTGGAACACTGTGAAACAAGATGCAGAGTGGTGGAAGAAGGCAAAGATA GACATTCAAG CAATTACTTGTGGTGCAATAGAAAGTAGTGATGAGCACTtcattgcctatgagcttttcatcAAAAGAGAGCAAAGGGAGATGTTTCTAAGCATGAGTGCTGAAACTCGTTTGGGTTGGCTCAAGAGGAAGTTCAGCGTCAAGTACGGGAACTAG